The proteins below come from a single Streptococcus hyointestinalis genomic window:
- a CDS encoding histidine phosphatase family protein: MAKTRLYIVRHGKTMFNTIGRAQGWSDTPLTAEGERGIYELGLGLKEARISFKEAFTSDSGRTVQTLEIILEACQQEFIPHTRDKRIREWCFGSLDGAYNGELFGGVLPRIFKKDIKDLTYQEIADGIQQVDTAGWAESWETIKERIWLGFLAIADKVESDGRGNAIIVSHGMTIATLMWLIDPKTPKGLALDNGSVSVVTYENGAFTIEKIGDMSYRKEGRRLLEEGEYEN; the protein is encoded by the coding sequence ATGGCTAAGACACGTCTATACATTGTGCGTCATGGCAAGACAATGTTTAATACGATTGGTCGGGCGCAGGGGTGGAGCGACACACCCCTGACAGCAGAAGGAGAACGTGGGATTTATGAGTTGGGGCTTGGTCTTAAAGAGGCGAGGATTTCGTTTAAAGAAGCTTTTACAAGCGATAGCGGCAGGACTGTGCAGACGCTTGAGATTATCCTAGAAGCCTGTCAGCAAGAATTTATCCCGCATACACGTGATAAGCGTATTCGTGAGTGGTGTTTTGGTAGTCTTGACGGAGCTTATAACGGTGAGTTATTTGGCGGTGTTTTACCTCGTATTTTTAAAAAAGACATTAAGGATTTGACTTACCAAGAAATCGCTGACGGTATCCAACAGGTGGATACAGCAGGCTGGGCTGAGAGTTGGGAGACGATCAAGGAGAGAATCTGGCTGGGCTTTTTAGCAATCGCAGATAAGGTGGAGAGCGATGGCAGAGGCAATGCCATCATTGTCAGTCATGGAATGACCATTGCGACGCTGATGTGGCTGATTGATCCAAAGACTCCTAAAGGGTTAGCGCTGGATAACGGCAGTGTGTCTGTTGTGACCTATGAAAACGGCGCATTTACTATTGAAAAAATAGGCGATATGTCTTATCGTAAGGAAGGACGTCGTCTTTTAGAAGAAGGGGAATATGAAAACTAG
- a CDS encoding M15 family metallopeptidase, with protein MKTSFTKRLVAGIVIIVFVLAIVYFIGGKKDNQQSTATTKTSQSTTSSSKKKTSSLPNVSASDWELVLVNRDHITKEMNPELATVNGISVDARIAENVEAFLAAAQAIDASEHLISGYRSVSYQEGLFNSYVQQEMAADPSLSESEAETLVKTYSQPAGASEHQTGLAIDMSTVDALNQSDTTVAKQVQALAPQYGFVLRFPKGKSSSTGVDYEDWHFRYVGKKSAEYMTKHNLTLEEYVALLEERDT; from the coding sequence ATGAAAACTAGTTTTACAAAGCGTTTGGTGGCAGGGATTGTTATTATTGTGTTTGTGCTAGCCATTGTCTATTTTATAGGAGGAAAAAAAGACAATCAGCAGTCCACAGCCACAACTAAAACCAGTCAATCAACGACATCATCATCTAAGAAAAAAACAAGCTCATTGCCTAATGTTTCAGCTAGCGACTGGGAGCTGGTCTTGGTCAATCGTGACCATATCACAAAAGAGATGAATCCAGAGCTAGCCACTGTCAACGGTATTTCAGTTGATGCTCGTATCGCTGAAAATGTTGAGGCTTTTCTGGCAGCAGCGCAAGCGATTGACGCCAGTGAGCACCTCATCTCGGGCTACCGTAGCGTGTCTTATCAAGAAGGACTATTTAACAGCTACGTCCAGCAGGAAATGGCAGCTGACCCGAGCTTATCAGAATCTGAGGCTGAAACCTTGGTTAAAACCTACTCACAGCCAGCGGGCGCTAGTGAGCACCAGACAGGGCTCGCTATTGATATGAGTACGGTGGATGCGCTCAATCAAAGTGACACAACTGTTGCCAAGCAAGTCCAAGCCTTGGCGCCTCAATATGGTTTTGTCCTGCGTTTTCCAAAAGGAAAATCATCTAGTACAGGTGTTGACTATGAGGACTGGCATTTCCGCTACGTGGGTAAAAAGTCAGCAGAGTATATGACCAAGCACAATCTCACTTTAGAAGAATATGTAGCATTGCTGGAGGAAAGAGATACGTAA
- a CDS encoding glucosaminidase domain-containing protein, giving the protein MFVFVTPLVVHREGLSAQEKAETSQTKTAFIKSIAPASQELAKAYGIKPSIIIAQASLESDFGRTLLARRYDNLFNSKALTGEAFIKLRDSNGQLVSYARYKSYQESISAYLAQLKAGQVGNSNSYKLFVANKNVNTLADVLQSSGFSTSKTYAKELKSIIKTYQLTDYDK; this is encoded by the coding sequence GTGTTTGTCTTTGTGACGCCTCTGGTTGTGCACCGTGAGGGACTGTCTGCTCAGGAAAAAGCGGAAACTTCTCAGACAAAGACTGCCTTTATCAAATCAATAGCCCCAGCTAGCCAAGAGCTGGCTAAAGCTTATGGGATAAAACCTTCCATTATCATTGCACAGGCGAGCTTGGAGTCGGATTTTGGCAGAACCCTGCTGGCTAGACGTTATGATAATCTTTTTAACAGCAAAGCGTTGACAGGAGAGGCTTTTATCAAGCTGCGAGACAGTAACGGGCAGTTGGTCTCCTATGCACGCTACAAGTCCTATCAAGAAAGTATCAGCGCTTACCTGGCACAACTAAAAGCAGGGCAAGTCGGAAACTCTAACAGCTACAAACTCTTTGTAGCCAATAAAAATGTCAATACTCTAGCAGATGTTTTGCAGAGCTCAGGCTTTTCAACTAGCAAGACCTATGCCAAGGAGCTTAAAAGTATCATCAAAACCTATCAATTAACCGATTATGATAAGTAA